The window ACTCCTCATCGTGGCACACGGGAATGGGAAAACTTTATGCGGACCGAACATCGGTAGAACGAGCATTTTCCCGATTGAAGGAGCAGCTTGGAGCANACACGGTTCGTGTACAGGGAATTAAAAAGGTTACAGCACATCTAATGCTTTGCTGCATTGCTTTACTGGCAGGAACAATAGCGGTTAATCGCCAGATACATCAGCAAAAAGCAGCCTAATTATTGTTTTTCATCTTACTTTTTACAGAATTAGCCCACCATAGGGATAGGTCTACCCTTTTTTAGGATGATATTGGAGCATTTTTGTTAAAAATTGGCTAATTACACTAATAGCTCTTGAATTTGACATCAAAATTGCTTAAAGACATCTCTTTGTGGATAACTTGCGATTGAATTATGCAAAACTCTCAAATTAAATTTAGGAAGCGAACCGCTCCCCACCGGCAAAATGCCGCCTGCGCTAGGCACAGGCGGCATTTTGTTACAGCAGCCGTTCCTCTACCACCCGCCAGTCGATGTTACGGAAAAAGGCATTGATATAGGCGGCGCGGTCAATGCCGTAATCCGGCATATAGGCGTGTTCCCACACGTCCATCACCAGCAGCGGATTGCATCCTGCCGGGTGCCCCTTATCGTGTTCATTAATCCAAAAGTTTATCAGCCGGCCGTTCGTCACGTCCTGATACAGGATAGCCCAGCCGATGCCGCGGATGGCGCCGGTCGCCCGGAAGTCTTTTTCCCAGGCCTGCACACTGCCGAAGTTTTGTATCATTGCTGCGGCAACCCGGCTGCGCCGGCTGAGGCGGCCATTGCCGCCCAGATTTTCAAAATAGTACTCGTGGAGCCGCATGCCGTCAAACTCCCAACCCAAATGCCGCTTGAGCTCATTGTACTCCGGCGTATTCAAATTGCCCGCGCGCAACATTTGCTCTAAGATTTCCAGCAGTTTATTGGTGTTGGTCACATAACCCTGGTACAGCGTGAAATGTCTCCTGAGGAGTTCGGGGCTAAACCCTTCCATCCCAATAAGGCGGGAATAATCTTTGGCCTTATATTCCACAGTATTCCTCCTCCACTTATTCATAGCGCGGCCATTAAAACCCCCATTCTACTTTATGCAACAACCAGCGTCAATGCCTCACTGTCTTGCGGTATTATTCCCGGTCTACTTCCGCTTCACGTAAAGGTCTGTCACGTTTTGTTCTAATATTAAAAGGCGCTGCGGCATCAACCCAGCGCCTTAAACTTAAATTAGCATTTAAGCAATCCATATCTTATACTGTTCTTTACCCGTTAACCGCCTTTTTGACCGACTGCTCCCCTCGACCGGATGCTCCTAAAAACTCATCCAGCTTGGTTTGGAAGGCCGACACCCCGACCCGTCTGACAAAGGCGGCAAATGTTTCGCCTTCACCCTTGTTTACCTGGAAAAAATTCAGCAGCTGCTCAATGGCCTTCGCCGCCTCGCCGGCGGGAATACGCCCCTCCAGTTTCGTCGCAAAAGCCGCACCCGGTCCTAAGGCGCCACCAAGCCAAAGTTCAAACGCTTCAATGGCTTTGCCGTCAATATTAAGCAGTGTGCCTTGGAGACCAATATCGGCAATCTGATGATGGCCGCACGCGTTAGGGCAGCCGGACAGGTGCAAGCGTACCGGCGTATCAAGTTTGACATGTTTATCAAGGTATTCCACGATGGAAGTTAGCCGCCGTTTCGTTTCCACAGTCGCCAGATTGCAAAAAGTATTACCAGTGCATGTTACAGCATAGCCCGCAAACGACTGGGGAAAAGGAGTAAAGCGTTTTAACAGGTCCTCATCCAGCAAAGCGGCTACTTTATTGTCCGCAATATTGGCTAAAATTACATTTTGGGTGTTGGTAGTCCGCAGCGAACCGTCACCGTACCGTACCGCCAGCTCAGCCAGCTCCTCCATATCAGCCGCCGTAAGCAGCCCGCCGGGGACGGCCAGGCCGACATAATGCAAACCGGTTTGTTTCTGCGGGTGAACACCGTAATAATAGCCCCCGTTCCACCCCCGCGTCAAGTCTTTCCCTCTGGTGGGTAGCGGGCCGGTAAGTTTCAGCAGTTCAGACCGGAACCTGGCCTCACCCCAGTCGGCGACCAGAAACTTCAGACGGGCGTGGAAACGCTGCTCACGATAACCAAAATCGCGGAAAATGGTCGCTACCGCCGCCGCTACTTTAACTACCTCTTCCGGGCGAACAAAAATGTCCAGCTTGACCGCCATATGCGGTTTAGCCGCTAAGCCGCCGCCCACCATGACGTGAAAACCGATAAGTTGCTCACCGTCAATTTCTTTGACGGCTGGCGTAAAGGCAACATCGTTGATTTCGGCATGGCCGGGGTTGTCGACGCTGCCGGAAATCGAAATTTTGAATTTGCGGGGCAGGTTAGAAAACTCAGGATTTCCCTGGAAAAACCGCGTTACCTTTTCAACCAACGGCCGCGCGTCTATCACTTCGTCCGGGTCGATGCCGGCCAGCGGATTCCCGACCACTGTGCGCGGGCAGTCGCCGCAGGCTTCCACTGAACTAAGACCGGCCGCCGTCAGCCGCGTAAAGATATCCGGCAAATTTTCCACCCTGATCCAATGAAACTGTACCGCTTGGCGCGTGGTCAACTGCAGCTCGCTCCGTCCGTAGTCGCGGGCAATTGCGGCCAACGTCCGCGCCTGGCCGGCATTCATGATGCCACCCGGTATTTTTACCCGCATCATAAAATACCCGTCGGTCCGTGGCTTTTGCACATAAACGCCGGCCCATTTCAAAAGTTCGATGTCCTCCGCCCGGATACCAGCAAAACCCGCGGTCGCGAAGCGCTCAATGTCATCTAGAATAGTAAGCCCATCTTTTTGGAGCTTAATTAACTCCATTTTATTTAATTTAGACAAATCCTTAGTCCATGGACGTTTCAATTGACTATCCTCCTCGAATATATAGTACACTCTCGGAAAACCAAGATGCTTTTATGTTCAAGGCTTTTGCGCCTTGGACTTTTTTTGTTTTTTCCTCCATAGTTCTCGTTGTCGAAATTAGAGCTTATGTTCTCTTGACTTTTTCAATTTCGCCCCACAATCGCGACGGAGGCATTTTCCGCCTATCTTCGCTTATTGTAGTAATCTTTGTGTTAAAATCTTTTTGTCATGCTCTGATTTAAAACAATATTGCCATCTGCTTGACTAGAGCTACGTTCATCTCCATGAAAAGTCCTTTATTCACCTCTTTCACTGTTTTTTGCCTCCATTTCATACCTGCTTTTTCGAAAGCTTACTAAGGAGTAAAAAAACAAAGCTGAAGTAAAGTCCCAATGGGACTCTACTTCAGCCTTCAGTCTTGCTGATCAGCTCAGAGTTATTTACTTGGTTTCAGTTTAACACAAGTAGCTATTGGTGTCAACGTGCTCTGTTCAGCCATGACCGCAAAGAAAGTATCAAGCAGATCGCGCGGGTATGATATTGCGGGTACGGAGCTCTCCCGGTACGGCTCATCGCCGCACTTTGGCTGATGCGGCGCAGCGCCTCACCCAGTTTTTTGGCGCCGTAGACGAATGGCATCTGAAAAGCATGCTTATATGGAACTTATTGTCGGCTAAGGCCAACACCTCGCATTGCAAGCCATATCACTCACCACTGTTCTTACATATCCCCAGCCTTCAATCTTATGATTGTCCTGAAATCAAATGCCGTCGCCGTCCACATTTTCCAGTCTCGGCAGGCGCCTCTTCTCGGTTCTATCGATCTGGGTCACTTTCCCGTCTTTTATTTGAATGACCACTTGCCCATACTGAAGACCGCTGAGGGCTTTGAGAATTTCCGCCCTGACAGCCCCACTCTTAAAATCGCTGACCCCTTTTGTTTTCGCGTCCATCTCGCTTCCCCTTTCCCATCATACCAGCTTTATTTTCTCGTTTATTTCGATCTGGATGACTCTCCCGTCCTGAACGATAATCGTAATTGAACCGTATCCTACTGTGCGGATTGCCGCCTCAATCTTTTCCCAGACCCGGGGCGGCAGATTGTCGGGTGTATTCATGCTACTGCCAACCGCCATAGCCATTTCCTCCCTAAGTATAATTTAATATTAGACACGCCCATATAATACTGTTCACGTTTTCTCCAAGTTTTGAAATAATAATTGCGATATAGGTCGCATTGAATAGAGTGTACCCCCGAATGGTGAAGGTTTATATATATAATTATTTTTTATGTCCATATAATTAACAATATATAACTAATAATACTATTGTTGATGTCAATTGTCGAGAAGGGCGCCCAAACAAAATAATCCAGTCCGGCCGTAGTTTGGCCAGACTGGATTATTTTTCAGCGTCAATCAGCGGCTTGCGCGCCCGACCGGCACGATCTGCCCGGTACTGAAGACATAGAGATATATTTCTTTAACTGGCTGCCGTAAAATAGTCTCCATCGCGGCGGCATAGAGCTTAAGCTGTACGTCGTACCGCTCAACCAGTTCAAACCCGTCCTTTACCTGGTCGGTCTTGTAGTCAATCAGGATCAAGCCGTCAGCCTCGGCAAAAAGGCAGTCGACGACGCCCTGGATAAAGACCGTTTCGTCCGTACCGGCCAGGGCCGGATCGATGCTGGCCGCCGGCAGTACCTGGCAAAAGGCCAGTTCACGTCTGCGCCACGCGGCGTTTAGCAGGCGCTGCCCCAGCGGGCTGGTGAAAAAGGCGGCAATAGCCTCCACATCGACCGCCGCGGCCTGTTCGGGCAGGAGAATTTCCGCCGCCACCAGGCGCTCCAACTCGCGGCGCACGCCGGAAGCGCTCATGTCGCCGGCCAGGTTGAGGTGTTGCATGACGGTGTGCATGGCCGTGCCCACTTCGGCCGCAGTTAGTTTGCCCGCCGTCTGAATAAAGCGCGGCCGCGCCGCCAGCCGCGGCGGATACCACTGCTCGCCGTCCTGGTCCGCCAGCGCGAACCGGCGCTTGATTTCACTGACCGTGAGTTTCGCCGGCTGACCCACGGCCGCGGCATAAGGATACCGCCAGTCCAGCCGCGCTGCCACCCAAGCGCTGTCGCCACCGGGCAGGGGTTTTAATTCTTTAAGGCAAACAGCCAGTGGATTATCGGCGGGCTGGGCCGGCGCGACCGGATTTATGCTATCGGCCGCATGGGTAATGACCTGCCAGGCCGCATTAAGTGCAGCCAATTTTGCGGTCGGCGTTTCGTCACAACCAGCCAGCGCACGCAAGGGGGCGCCGCCAGGATGGCGGACGATGGCCGGCCCCAGCCAGTCGAGATAGTTCTTGGCATCAGTGATCAGCGCGTCCGGCAGCGCCTGGGCCTGCCAACCCACCATGGCGCACCAGTCACTGCACCGGTCGGCTAATTTTTTCACCGATCCCACCAAAATAAGTTTTTCCCGCGCCCGCGTCAGGGCCACGTACAAGATACGCAGCTCTTCCGCCTTGGCCTCCAGCGTCAGCTTGTGCTCAATCCCCCAACGTGCCAGCGTCGGGTAGCTATCCCGAAGGTCGGGGCGGATAACCTTGGGCCCTAACCCTAGTTCTTTATGGCACAGCACTAGTTCCTGCGTATCCCGCAAATTTAGCTGCTTGCCAAGGTCGGCCAACACGACCACGGGAAACTCAAGGCCCTTGCTTTTGTGAATGCTCATGACCCGGACCACATCTTCGCCTTCGCCTAACGCCCGTGCCACCGCCATATCCGAACCGCGGTCGCGCAGCCGCTCAAGAAAGCGCAAGAAGCGGAATAGTCCCCGGAAGTTGGTCGCTTCGAACTGGCGGGCCCGGTCGTAGAGGACGCGCAGGTTGGCCTGGCGCAGAGCCCCGCCGGGCATACCGCCGATATAGTCATAATACCCTGTTTCGCGGTAAATGCTCCAGATAAGCTCGGCGACGCCCCGCCGCCGCGCCAGACTCCGCCACCGGTCGAGCCGTTCAAGAAAAACGCCAATCTTTTGCCGGAGCGGCTCAGCTATATCAGCCCCGGCAGCGGCCGTCAGCGCCGTCCACAAGTCGCCGTCCTTGCACAGGCGGATGGCGGCTAGGTCACCAGCGGTTAGGCCCACGAGCGGCGACCGTAGCACGCCAGCCAGGTGAATGTCCTGGCGAGGGTTGTCAATGACCGCCAGCAAGGACAGCATGACCTGCACTTCTGTTTCCTCAAAATATCCGCCATCAACATCGGCGTAGGCCGGGATACCGGCTTGCCGCAGCACGTCAAGCAGCACACCCGCCTTGCCCTGCACCGTCCGCAGCAGGATGACTATGTCGCGCCAGGCCAGCGGCCGGTAAGCCTTGTCGTGCTTGTCGTAAACGACATGGCCGGCTTCTTTCAGCGCTAGCAGCCGCCGGGCAATAAGCCATGCCTCCCGCTCAAACGCGGTTAGTTCCTGGGCGGTAACCAGCTCACTGCTATTTGCCGGCTCATCGCCGCCCGCGTCCGCATCTTGCTGCTCCGCCTCGTCCTCGACTACGTCAGCTGCCGGCGCCGCGGCTACCGCCTCGGCCTGGTTAATAAGATGCACTTCCACCGGCCCGGCCAAAGTCAGCTGGTCGCACGGCGGATAATCTGGCCCGGGATTGAGGGCTTCGGCCGCGCCGTAGCCCATCTCGGCCGCCCGCGGCGTCATAAGCTGGCTGAACAGGAAATTAACGGCTGCTAAAATGCCAGGACGGCTGCGGAAATTCTGCGCCAGGTCGATGCGCCGCTCGCTGCCGCCCGCTGCCGCCGGATAGCGGTTGTATTTTTCCAGGAACAGGCCCGGTTCGGCCAGGCGGAACCGGTAGATGCTCTGTTTGACATCGCCGACCATGAAGCGGTTGGGCCGGTCAGGCCGCGACACCAGCTCTAAAATGGTTTCCTGAACGGCATTGGTATCCTGGTATTCGTCCACCAGCACTTCTTCATACTTCTCGCGCAGAGCCAGTGCCACCGCCGACGGCTGTATATTATCAGGGGTCGCGTTGTCGGCCAGCAATATCTGCAGGCAGTAATGCTCAAGGTCACTGAAGTCGACCAGCCCCTTGGCTTTCTTGGCCTCTTGAAAGCGCTGGCCGAATGCGAGCACAAGGTCAATAAGTGTTTCAACAAGCGGCAGCTGGGCGCGCATGTCGGCGATAAGCTCCTGTTCTGGCCGTCCGAAATAGCGCTCGGCTATCTCTTTCACCTTGGACTTAATGGTATTCCGCCGCTCCTGAAAGCGCTTACAGACGGCGGCATCCACGCCCTTGGCTGCGGGGAGAGTACCGAACTTCAGGCCATTCAGCGCCGCCCCCAGTTCGCGCCAAGAATGCCGGGCGGCGGCGATTGCCCAGTCGAGCTGGCCCCGGTCATCCTCTAACGTTTTGACATAAGCGGCGGGATTGCCGGGGCGTACCGCCTCCGCCGCCAGGCGGGCGAACTTGTGCTGGAGCCGCTCAAGTTCGAGGGCAATGCGGTCGGCGAGTAGCGCTTCCCAGGGCGCGCCGATGCCGGCCGCCCCGTCCAGGCGGAAAGCATCGGCCAGACGGCGCAGCCAATGCTCCGGCCAGGGCTGGCTGCGAGCAAATTCGTATAAGCGCAAGATTAGTCCGGCCAGTGAGCTGTCGTCCCGTTCATCGCCATAGTGGTCGACCAGGGTAAGAAACGCCTCGTCTCCCTGTTCATACCGCTCGGCCAACAGCGCTTCCAGCGTGTCGCTGCGAAGCAGCGTCGTTTCGCCCTCGCCGGCAATGCGAAACTGGGGATCCAGGTCCAGCCGGTAGAAATACTGCCGTACTACCGACTGGCAGAACGAGTGAATGGTGGAAATGGACGCCTGATTTAAGAGTAAGAGCTGCCGCTCAAGATAGCGGGTCCGTTCCCCTTTGGCCAATTCCGCCGTCAGGGCCTGGGCAATACGCTCGCGCATCTCTGCCGCCGCCGCGTTGGTAAAAGTCACGACCAGCAGGGCGTCGACATTGACCGGCGCCGTTTTATCCAAAATGCGGTCGATAATGCGCTGTACCAGCACCGATGTCTTGCCCGAACCGGCGGCGGCCGCCACCAGCAGGTTTTGCCCTCGCGCCTCAATGGCCGCCCGTTGCTCCGGTGACCAATTGCTCATGCCTCTTCTCCTTTCTCCGCTGCCAGCCGGGCCCAAATCTCCTCATCGGCCAAGTCCGGCAGCTGCACAAAGTCGTTGTCGGCCAGCAGCCGGTCAAATTGGCAGACCGGGCGGTAGCGGCAATTTCCGCATGGCGTCCGGCCTTTGAGCGAGTACGGCCGGATGGCCACCTCCCCGGCCAGGATCGCCTCGGCCGTAGCGGTCAGCTGCGCCTGCACATGCCGAAGGAGCAGCGCGAACTGTTCCTCCGTTTTGACATAAGCTTGCGTGCTTTTCCGGAAAGTGCCATCCTTGTTGATGCACACTTTGAGAAATTCGGCATACCCAACCAGGCCAGGCTCCCACAGCCGCACCGTTTCTACGTCATCCAGCAGCCAGCCGGGCATTTTAAGCTGCTTATTGATTGCCTTTTCCACTTCTTCCGGCGGCAGGCACTGACTGGCCGAAACCTTGGGATTTTTGATATAGCAATAAAGCACCGCTGCCGGGGCGTATTCGCCCTCGCCGCACAAAACGGCGGCGTGCTGCAAGGCTACCAGCAAATAAGTCAACAGCTGCAGTCGCAGGCCGTAGTAAACATCCGGCAGGCGCAGCCAGGCGCCGCCGGCCTTATAGTCAATTACGGCCAGCAGCCGCCGGCCCTGGTGCTCGGCCATATCCAGGCGGTCAATCTGGCCGACCAGTTCCAGCACGGTTCCGTCGCGCAGGGTAAGAACCAGCGCCGGCAAAGCGGCGCCGTCCCGGCCGAAAGCCTGCTCCAGTGCTACCGGCTTGAACCGGCTGCGGCGGTCGAGCCGCACCAGCCGGGTGACGGTGCGCTGCAGCGTCCGCTGCAGGCGCCGGGTGATACTGCGGTACTGGGCCGAACTGAGCAAAATTTCGTTTTGTAGTTTGGGGGCCAGTTCCTGGACAATGGCCTCACAGAGCGGCCCGATTTCCTCATCCTGCACATCGCCCCACCGCTGCCAGCGGCGCTGGTTATCGGCGGTCAGCTCCTTTTCAATCCGCAGGCCGAACTGACGGAGAGCGGCGTGGAAGAACTGGCCGAAATCGGGGGCTTTAAGCTGCGCCACCGCCCGTTCCTTGAGCGCCAGGCCGTAGCGGGCAAAATGCTGGAACGGACAGGCCTGAAAGCCCTCGAAACGGGTAACACTGCCCCGCAGTTTACCCTGTCGGCGATATAACCGCTGGGCCAGCTCCGGCGGAAGCGCCTGTTCCTGGTTGCGGTGAAAAAGGCCGGCCACGGCGCGCCGCAAATCGGCGGCAAGGTCAGGCCGCGCCACGGCCCAGTTGTAGAGGTCGCGCCACAGCGTTCCTACCGGCTGACCGGCAAGGGCGGGGCGCAGCCCAGCCGCAAGCGCCGCCAAGCTACGACGGGGATGAACAATATATTCGTCTTCTGCCCCAGGAGGCGGCTCGACCGGCAGCGGTTTTAGCGCTTCGATGCCGCTTAGTTCTTTCAGGCGGCGGATGATAAGCGATGGCGCCAGCGCCTTGCCTTCGGCATCGGCCAAAGGAAAACTCACCCACAGCCGGTCGCTCGCCCGGGTTAGGGCGGTATAGACAACAAATTGTTCGGCAAACACGTCCGCCTCCCGGGTCGGTCCCAGTTCCAGCCCAAGACTAGCCAGTTCGGCCCGTTCCCGGTCGCTGAGCAGGCCCTCCTCGCGGCCTCGCTCTGGCAGAACGCCGTCATTGACGCCCGGCAGATAAACAACTTTGGCTGCCAACCGCGCCCGCGTCAGCGGGGTGACCGTCACATGGTCAAGGCCGGGCGGAATGATGTTAAAAGTCAACCCTTCGAGCCCCTCGTTGACAACGGCAGCATAGTCTGTCAGCGACATCGGCTGTTCACCGCAGGTGTCGACGATCTGGTCAAGCAGGTCAACAATACTGTGCCATATCTGGCGGTGTTCGCGCTCCTGCTCCGGGTCGCGGGCGGTACTCGCCGCCGCTGCCCATTTTTCCAGCGTCGCCGGCACATCCAGGTCGGCCAACAGGCCGTAGAGCGCAGCCGTCATCTCCCGCACCGTCTCCGCCTGCGTCAGCGCCTGTTCAAAACGGATCAGCGGCTTCGCCGCCCGGCAGCGGATAGCATTGATGCGGTCAAGGTAGGCCTGCTGGCGCTCGTCCGGTTCGGCATCCTCATCCAGCGACAAGCGCCGCACGAACGTCCACGGCTCGTCCTTCGTCCAGCGGCTGCCGCGGATGCCGAATTCCAGCACATAGTTTTCCAATAGATCAATTTCGTCGCGCGACAACGGAAACAGGTCGGTCTTCAGGCAGCGAAAAACCGGCTCATAGGCCCACCGCTCGGTCACAACCTCCAGGGCGGAGCGGATCAGCTCAGCCAGCGGGTGATGAACGGCCGGACGCTGGCGGTCGCTGAAAAAAGGAATATCGTAGTCGGCCAGCACGGTTTCAACCAGGTCGATATAACCGTCCATATCGCGCAGCAACACCGCCATATCCCGCCAGCGATAGCCTTCGTCCCGGCAGAGACGGATCATGTCGCGAGCGATGCCTTCCACTTCCGTCCGGCGGTTGGCCGCCTCAGCAATGGTCAGGCCCTGCTTATCCCCCCTCCAGGCCGGCGGCCTCGCGTCGTTGGCATAGCGTTCCACATAGGCGAGGATGGGTGCCTGGAACCGTCGGACAGCCGTCAGCACCTCTTCCCGGCAGCTTACGCCCAGGCGGGCCGCCCGCGCGCGCAACGACTGCCGCGTCTTCCAGGAGCGGTGAAAGAGCGCTGTTTCGTCCGCATGGTGCGGCGCATCAGGCTCATCCAGGCATAAGGTAACGGTAACGTCTTTAGCGGCGGACAAAAGCGCTTCGAGCACCCCGTATTCCTGGGGCGTAAACCATTCAAAGCCATCGACCCACACTTCGGCGCCCCGGGTGAGCGTAGCAGCGGGAATTTTGGCCGCCAGCAGGCGCAGGCAGTCCTCGGGGTCGGTGTACCGGCCCTGCAGGAAATCCTCAAATGCCTTGTACAGCAGCGCCAGGTCATGCAGCTTGGCCGCCAGCGGCGTAGCGCCAAGCCGCTCGCTGGCAGCGGCAACCTTGTCCGGGGCGATGCCATAAGTCTTAAACTCCCAAATCAGGCTGGCCAGGGTGTCGGCAAAGGTGCGCTGGGCAGCGGCCTGTCCTAAGAGCTTTAATTCGTCGCGGCGCTCGGTCAGCAGGCGGCGCAGGACAAGGCGCTTGCCTAAGTCGGTCAGGTGGGGCGCCGCCCCGCCGCCCGTCTCGGCCAGCACCCGGTAGGCCAGGCGGCGAAAACCCATGACATGGGCCCGGACAAAGCCGCTCAGGCCAGGGGTGGCGGCCAGTTCCCGCTCAGCCTGAAAGGTGGCCTGTTCGGGCACGATCAATAGCAGCGGCGGGCCGTCAGGAGCTTGCCGCAGCCGCTCGCGGATGGCGTCAAGACAGCGGCTGGTCTTGCCCGTACCCGCCCTGCCAAGGATAAGGTTCAAAGCCAAAAAAGCCGCCTCCTTTCGCTTTCATGCCTATATGTATTGGCCACCCGGCCCGCTTTTCCCTTTTGCTAAAGGTAACCGGAAGTTGGTAATCGGAAAGTGGTGGGTAATTACGAACAACAAAAAAAGAACCACGGCGGACACGGAAACAAAATAAACCGCGATGGACGCAAAGAACGCAAAGGGCTACGCTTGCGCGACATTCATCGCGCAAAATCATAATTCAACTTCGCGTCCTTGGCGTATTTAGCGGTTAAATATCGCGCTCTCCGTGTCCTCAGCGGTTCAAAAAGAAAATTTCAAACAGCGACAGGCAAATTTCAATAGTAATGAGAATAATCACCGCCCATTCCAGCAGCGTGCCGCGCCGGGCGTGAGACAGCCCGGAAAAAACTTCGGTGATGTCCATCAGGGTCTGCGTTTTGTGGCGAATTATTTCATACCGGTCGTCGAGTTCAAAGATGGTGCTAAGCTCGGCATACAAGGCGTCCGCCTCCTCGCTGGCCCAGGCAATATCCGGCTTGTCCAGCAGCATGATATAAGAGATGGTGTTATACTTGAACCCCAAAATCCGGGCCGATAATTGGGCCAACTGCCGGTCCGACACGGTTAGCCGCCCCTCTTCCAGGTAAGTAATAATGTCTTCGACT of the Thermosinus carboxydivorans Nor1 genome contains:
- a CDS encoding superoxide dismutase, with amino-acid sequence MEYKAKDYSRLIGMEGFSPELLRRHFTLYQGYVTNTNKLLEILEQMLRAGNLNTPEYNELKRHLGWEFDGMRLHEYYFENLGGNGRLSRRSRVAAAMIQNFGSVQAWEKDFRATGAIRGIGWAILYQDVTNGRLINFWINEHDKGHPAGCNPLLVMDVWEHAYMPDYGIDRAAYINAFFRNIDWRVVEERLL
- a CDS encoding nitrite/sulfite reductase; translation: MKRPWTKDLSKLNKMELIKLQKDGLTILDDIERFATAGFAGIRAEDIELLKWAGVYVQKPRTDGYFMMRVKIPGGIMNAGQARTLAAIARDYGRSELQLTTRQAVQFHWIRVENLPDIFTRLTAAGLSSVEACGDCPRTVVGNPLAGIDPDEVIDARPLVEKVTRFFQGNPEFSNLPRKFKISISGSVDNPGHAEINDVAFTPAVKEIDGEQLIGFHVMVGGGLAAKPHMAVKLDIFVRPEEVVKVAAAVATIFRDFGYREQRFHARLKFLVADWGEARFRSELLKLTGPLPTRGKDLTRGWNGGYYYGVHPQKQTGLHYVGLAVPGGLLTAADMEELAELAVRYGDGSLRTTNTQNVILANIADNKVAALLDEDLLKRFTPFPQSFAGYAVTCTGNTFCNLATVETKRRLTSIVEYLDKHVKLDTPVRLHLSGCPNACGHHQIADIGLQGTLLNIDGKAIEAFELWLGGALGPGAAFATKLEGRIPAGEAAKAIEQLLNFFQVNKGEGETFAAFVRRVGVSAFQTKLDEFLGASGRGEQSVKKAVNG
- a CDS encoding YezD family protein, giving the protein MDAKTKGVSDFKSGAVRAEILKALSGLQYGQVVIQIKDGKVTQIDRTEKRRLPRLENVDGDGI
- a CDS encoding YezD family protein is translated as MAVGSSMNTPDNLPPRVWEKIEAAIRTVGYGSITIIVQDGRVIQIEINEKIKLV
- the addA gene encoding helicase-exonuclease AddAB subunit AddA, translating into MSNWSPEQRAAIEARGQNLLVAAAAGSGKTSVLVQRIIDRILDKTAPVNVDALLVVTFTNAAAAEMRERIAQALTAELAKGERTRYLERQLLLLNQASISTIHSFCQSVVRQYFYRLDLDPQFRIAGEGETTLLRSDTLEALLAERYEQGDEAFLTLVDHYGDERDDSSLAGLILRLYEFARSQPWPEHWLRRLADAFRLDGAAGIGAPWEALLADRIALELERLQHKFARLAAEAVRPGNPAAYVKTLEDDRGQLDWAIAAARHSWRELGAALNGLKFGTLPAAKGVDAAVCKRFQERRNTIKSKVKEIAERYFGRPEQELIADMRAQLPLVETLIDLVLAFGQRFQEAKKAKGLVDFSDLEHYCLQILLADNATPDNIQPSAVALALREKYEEVLVDEYQDTNAVQETILELVSRPDRPNRFMVGDVKQSIYRFRLAEPGLFLEKYNRYPAAAGGSERRIDLAQNFRSRPGILAAVNFLFSQLMTPRAAEMGYGAAEALNPGPDYPPCDQLTLAGPVEVHLINQAEAVAAAPAADVVEDEAEQQDADAGGDEPANSSELVTAQELTAFEREAWLIARRLLALKEAGHVVYDKHDKAYRPLAWRDIVILLRTVQGKAGVLLDVLRQAGIPAYADVDGGYFEETEVQVMLSLLAVIDNPRQDIHLAGVLRSPLVGLTAGDLAAIRLCKDGDLWTALTAAAGADIAEPLRQKIGVFLERLDRWRSLARRRGVAELIWSIYRETGYYDYIGGMPGGALRQANLRVLYDRARQFEATNFRGLFRFLRFLERLRDRGSDMAVARALGEGEDVVRVMSIHKSKGLEFPVVVLADLGKQLNLRDTQELVLCHKELGLGPKVIRPDLRDSYPTLARWGIEHKLTLEAKAEELRILYVALTRAREKLILVGSVKKLADRCSDWCAMVGWQAQALPDALITDAKNYLDWLGPAIVRHPGGAPLRALAGCDETPTAKLAALNAAWQVITHAADSINPVAPAQPADNPLAVCLKELKPLPGGDSAWVAARLDWRYPYAAAVGQPAKLTVSEIKRRFALADQDGEQWYPPRLAARPRFIQTAGKLTAAEVGTAMHTVMQHLNLAGDMSASGVRRELERLVAAEILLPEQAAAVDVEAIAAFFTSPLGQRLLNAAWRRRELAFCQVLPAASIDPALAGTDETVFIQGVVDCLFAEADGLILIDYKTDQVKDGFELVERYDVQLKLYAAAMETILRQPVKEIYLYVFSTGQIVPVGRASR
- the addB gene encoding helicase-exonuclease AddAB subunit AddB, whose amino-acid sequence is MALNLILGRAGTGKTSRCLDAIRERLRQAPDGPPLLLIVPEQATFQAERELAATPGLSGFVRAHVMGFRRLAYRVLAETGGGAAPHLTDLGKRLVLRRLLTERRDELKLLGQAAAQRTFADTLASLIWEFKTYGIAPDKVAAASERLGATPLAAKLHDLALLYKAFEDFLQGRYTDPEDCLRLLAAKIPAATLTRGAEVWVDGFEWFTPQEYGVLEALLSAAKDVTVTLCLDEPDAPHHADETALFHRSWKTRQSLRARAARLGVSCREEVLTAVRRFQAPILAYVERYANDARPPAWRGDKQGLTIAEAANRRTEVEGIARDMIRLCRDEGYRWRDMAVLLRDMDGYIDLVETVLADYDIPFFSDRQRPAVHHPLAELIRSALEVVTERWAYEPVFRCLKTDLFPLSRDEIDLLENYVLEFGIRGSRWTKDEPWTFVRRLSLDEDAEPDERQQAYLDRINAIRCRAAKPLIRFEQALTQAETVREMTAALYGLLADLDVPATLEKWAAAASTARDPEQEREHRQIWHSIVDLLDQIVDTCGEQPMSLTDYAAVVNEGLEGLTFNIIPPGLDHVTVTPLTRARLAAKVVYLPGVNDGVLPERGREEGLLSDRERAELASLGLELGPTREADVFAEQFVVYTALTRASDRLWVSFPLADAEGKALAPSLIIRRLKELSGIEALKPLPVEPPPGAEDEYIVHPRRSLAALAAGLRPALAGQPVGTLWRDLYNWAVARPDLAADLRRAVAGLFHRNQEQALPPELAQRLYRRQGKLRGSVTRFEGFQACPFQHFARYGLALKERAVAQLKAPDFGQFFHAALRQFGLRIEKELTADNQRRWQRWGDVQDEEIGPLCEAIVQELAPKLQNEILLSSAQYRSITRRLQRTLQRTVTRLVRLDRRSRFKPVALEQAFGRDGAALPALVLTLRDGTVLELVGQIDRLDMAEHQGRRLLAVIDYKAGGAWLRLPDVYYGLRLQLLTYLLVALQHAAVLCGEGEYAPAAVLYCYIKNPKVSASQCLPPEEVEKAINKQLKMPGWLLDDVETVRLWEPGLVGYAEFLKVCINKDGTFRKSTQAYVKTEEQFALLLRHVQAQLTATAEAILAGEVAIRPYSLKGRTPCGNCRYRPVCQFDRLLADNDFVQLPDLADEEIWARLAAEKGEEA